A part of Caldisalinibacter kiritimatiensis genomic DNA contains:
- a CDS encoding dihydroorotase yields the protein MGILIKNGYVIDIEENSVKKRDVLIEGELIKKIEENINFKEHEIIDATGLYILPGLVDMHAHFREPGYEYKETIKTGSLAAASGGYTTVFIMPNTKPCIDNVQNLIRLKNIIDRDSIINVYPIGAVSIGQKGKKLTDIKELYKNGVYGISDDGQPIMSEVLMEEAMKKANKIGIPIMTHSEDKEIVGNGCINKGKVSKELGISGISRDAENEMIKRDLKLAKRLNLKLHVCHVSTKEAINMIREAKKQGVHVTCEVTPHHFSITEDVIRDKGTIGKVNPPLRTKEDIVEIIKGLKDGTIDAIATDHAPHSKEDKELDIQKAPFGISGIEIAFSLAVTYLIKKEHLDIVDIVKLMSYNPSKIMRIDKGMIKEGSIADIAIVDLNNQYVVTESNMYSKGKNTPFLGTKLSGTVNYTIASGNIVYRR from the coding sequence ATGGGAATTTTAATTAAAAATGGTTATGTTATAGATATAGAAGAAAACTCGGTAAAAAAGAGAGACGTATTAATTGAGGGTGAATTAATAAAAAAGATAGAAGAAAACATAAACTTTAAGGAGCATGAAATTATTGATGCAACAGGATTGTATATATTACCAGGTTTAGTAGATATGCATGCTCATTTTAGAGAGCCTGGATATGAGTATAAAGAAACTATAAAAACGGGTTCGTTAGCAGCAGCCTCTGGAGGTTATACAACTGTATTTATTATGCCTAATACTAAACCTTGTATTGATAATGTACAGAATCTTATAAGATTAAAAAATATTATTGATAGAGATAGTATTATAAATGTATATCCAATTGGAGCTGTATCAATAGGACAAAAAGGCAAAAAGTTAACTGATATTAAAGAATTATATAAAAATGGAGTTTATGGTATATCTGATGATGGTCAACCGATTATGAGTGAAGTGTTAATGGAAGAAGCAATGAAAAAGGCAAATAAAATTGGCATACCCATTATGACCCACAGTGAAGATAAAGAAATAGTGGGTAATGGGTGTATAAACAAAGGAAAAGTTTCAAAAGAGTTAGGTATTTCAGGAATTTCTAGAGATGCTGAAAATGAAATGATTAAAAGGGATTTAAAACTAGCTAAACGCCTAAATCTTAAATTACATGTGTGTCATGTTAGTACAAAAGAAGCTATAAATATGATAAGAGAAGCTAAAAAACAAGGTGTACATGTGACTTGCGAAGTTACACCCCATCATTTTTCGATAACAGAAGATGTGATAAGGGATAAAGGAACTATAGGGAAAGTCAATCCTCCATTAAGAACTAAAGAAGATATAGTAGAGATTATAAAAGGTCTAAAAGACGGAACTATAGATGCTATTGCTACTGACCACGCTCCTCATTCTAAAGAAGACAAAGAATTAGATATACAAAAGGCTCCCTTTGGAATATCGGGAATAGAAATAGCATTTTCTTTAGCTGTAACCTATCTAATAAAAAAAGAACACTTGGATATAGTAGATATAGTAAAATTGATGAGTTATAATCCAAGCAAAATAATGAGGATTGATAAAGGAATGATTAAAGAAGGAAGTATAGCAGATATAGCTATAGTAGATTTAAATAATCAATATGTAGTAACTGAAAGTAATATGTATTCTAAAGGTAAAAATACACCTTTTTTAGGTACAAAATTAAGTGGTACTGTTAATTATACAATAGCATCAGGTAATATTGTTTACAGGAGGTAA
- the pyrF gene encoding orotidine-5'-phosphate decarboxylase, with product MFIDQLIKKIKEKKNPSVVGLDPRIEFVPQFIKDKYTEMYKTENKSAAYAMLEYNKFIIDAIKDIVPCVKPQIAFYEAYGIEGLEVFKETVKYAKENGLLVLADVKRGDIGSTAKAYAQAYLGGCFIEVDSITVNPYLGEDSITPFTEYCDLNKGIFILAKTSNKSSEDLQDLISEDKRIYEIVAEHIKKWGEKYIGDNGYSSVGAVIGATYPEVMKRLREVMKNAYFLVPGYGAQGGTALDVVHSFNEDGLGAIINSSRGIIAAHLKDKYKDKYKDEEFYLAIRQAAIEMRDDINNALEKNNKLYY from the coding sequence ATGTTTATAGACCAATTGATTAAAAAGATTAAAGAAAAGAAAAATCCAAGTGTAGTTGGACTAGATCCAAGAATTGAATTTGTACCTCAGTTTATAAAAGATAAGTACACAGAAATGTATAAAACTGAAAACAAGAGTGCAGCATATGCTATGTTAGAATATAATAAATTTATTATAGATGCAATAAAAGATATTGTACCTTGCGTTAAACCTCAGATTGCATTTTATGAAGCATATGGAATTGAAGGGCTTGAAGTTTTCAAAGAAACTGTTAAATATGCAAAAGAAAATGGTCTATTAGTATTAGCTGATGTAAAAAGGGGAGACATTGGTTCTACAGCTAAAGCTTATGCACAAGCATATCTTGGAGGATGTTTTATAGAAGTAGATAGTATTACAGTCAATCCATATCTAGGTGAAGATTCAATTACACCATTTACAGAATATTGTGATTTAAATAAAGGAATCTTTATCTTAGCTAAAACTTCAAATAAGTCATCGGAGGATTTGCAAGATTTGATAAGTGAGGATAAAAGAATTTATGAAATAGTAGCAGAGCATATTAAAAAGTGGGGAGAAAAATATATAGGGGATAATGGATATAGTAGTGTTGGTGCAGTAATAGGGGCTACTTATCCTGAAGTAATGAAAAGGTTAAGAGAAGTAATGAAAAACGCTTACTTTTTAGTTCCTGGATATGGAGCACAGGGAGGAACTGCTTTGGATGTGGTACATTCATTTAATGAAGATGGACTAGGAGCTATTATTAATTCTTCAAGGGGAATAATAGCTGCTCATTTAAAGGACAAATATAAAGATAAATACAAAGATGAAGAATTTTACTTAGCTATAAGGCAAGCTGCTATTGAAATGAGAGATGATATTAATAATGCTTTAGAAAAAAATAATAAACTGTACTACTAG
- a CDS encoding dihydroorotate dehydrogenase electron transfer subunit translates to MKFIEKCIVKQNKKIVENIYMMELESSNIVTKSKPGQFIQIKVNAQNDPLLRRPISINEIKEDNRIVIYYKVVGKGTDILSKIREEDTISLVGPLGNGFDTNINNLNVAVIGGGIGIAPLYELTKDISKNNTVEAFLGFYNYTYLTDKFNKYSKEVYVSTVTGAEGYKGLVTDLFEKRLNKQKFDLIFACGPKTMLKKISDIAKKSNIKCQVSLEERMACGFGACLGCSIEMTDGSIKKVCTDGPVFWSDEVKFDE, encoded by the coding sequence ATGAAGTTTATAGAAAAGTGCATAGTAAAACAAAATAAAAAAATAGTAGAAAACATTTATATGATGGAGTTAGAAAGTAGTAATATAGTTACAAAAAGTAAACCAGGTCAATTTATTCAAATAAAGGTAAATGCACAAAATGACCCGTTATTAAGAAGACCAATAAGTATAAATGAAATAAAAGAAGATAATCGAATAGTAATATACTACAAGGTAGTAGGTAAAGGGACTGATATTTTAAGCAAGATTAGAGAGGAAGATACTATTAGTTTGGTTGGCCCTTTAGGAAACGGATTTGATACAAATATTAATAACTTAAATGTAGCAGTAATAGGTGGGGGGATAGGAATTGCCCCTTTGTACGAACTTACTAAAGATATAAGTAAAAATAATACTGTGGAAGCTTTTTTAGGTTTTTATAACTATACTTATCTAACAGATAAATTCAACAAATATAGTAAAGAAGTTTATGTTTCAACAGTAACAGGAGCAGAAGGCTATAAAGGTTTAGTTACAGATTTATTTGAAAAAAGATTAAATAAACAAAAGTTTGATTTAATATTTGCATGTGGTCCTAAAACAATGCTAAAAAAGATAAGTGATATAGCTAAGAAAAGTAATATAAAATGTCAAGTTTCATTAGAAGAAAGAATGGCATGTGGTTTTGGAGCTTGTTTGGGATGTTCCATTGAAATGACTGATGGCAGTATTAAGAAAGTATGTACAGACGGTCCTGTATTTTGGAGTGATGAGGTGAAGTTTGATGAATAG
- a CDS encoding dihydroorotate dehydrogenase, with amino-acid sequence MNRKADLSLKIGKLYLDNPIMTGSGTFGFGREYEDFIDISKLGAVVVKGLTLEPRKGNKRPRIAETPSGMLNSIGLENPGVKHFIQEELPYLKKKGVKVIANIAGNTIEEYCKMAKILNKTECDAIEMNISCPNVKKGGVAFGTDKDIVYKITSEVRKCYDKTLIVKLSPNVTNIKEIAINAEKGGADSISLINTLLGMAIDINTRRPKLKNNVGGLSGPAIKPIALRMVWQVSQVVNIPIIGMGGITSLEDIIEFMLAGANAVAIGTGNFINPAITIELIEELESYLINNEINSINELVGKIRTY; translated from the coding sequence ATGAATAGAAAAGCAGATTTATCACTAAAAATTGGAAAGCTATACTTAGATAATCCAATTATGACTGGGTCTGGAACCTTTGGATTTGGTAGAGAGTATGAAGATTTTATTGATATTTCAAAACTTGGAGCTGTAGTGGTAAAAGGATTAACATTAGAACCTAGAAAAGGCAATAAACGACCTAGAATAGCTGAAACACCTAGTGGAATGCTCAATAGTATTGGATTAGAGAACCCAGGGGTTAAACATTTTATTCAAGAAGAACTACCGTATCTAAAGAAAAAAGGAGTAAAAGTAATAGCAAATATCGCAGGAAACACAATTGAAGAATATTGCAAGATGGCAAAAATACTTAATAAAACTGAATGTGACGCTATTGAGATGAACATATCTTGCCCTAATGTAAAAAAAGGTGGGGTTGCATTTGGAACCGATAAAGATATTGTATATAAGATAACTAGTGAGGTTAGAAAGTGTTATGATAAAACTTTAATAGTAAAATTATCACCAAATGTAACTAACATAAAGGAGATAGCGATTAATGCTGAAAAAGGTGGTGCTGATAGCATTAGCTTGATTAATACATTACTAGGAATGGCAATTGACATTAATACAAGAAGGCCTAAACTTAAGAATAACGTAGGTGGATTATCAGGACCAGCGATTAAACCAATTGCATTAAGAATGGTTTGGCAAGTAAGTCAAGTAGTAAACATACCAATAATAGGAATGGGTGGAATAACAAGTTTAGAAGATATAATTGAGTTCATGTTAGCAGGGGCAAATGCAGTAGCTATAGGTACAGGAAACTTCATTAATCCTGCAATAACTATCGAACTAATAGAAGAACTTGAAAGCTATTTAATTAACAACGAAATTAACAGTATTAACGAATTAGTAGGAAAAATAAGAACCTATTAA
- the pyrE gene encoding orotate phosphoribosyltransferase — protein sequence MKREEILDIFKKTGVLLKGHFLLTSGKHSAQYLQCAKLFQYPEYSEMVVEELVSKFENQDIDLVASPAIGGIILGYETAKQLKVKNIFLEREEGKMTLRRGFEIKKGDKVLVVEDVVTTGGSVKEVIDLIKEKGGEVVGVGSIVNRSKGVTKFEEELKSVIKFDIETYEPDNCPLCDENLPVIKPGSRKIK from the coding sequence ATGAAGAGAGAAGAAATTTTAGATATATTTAAGAAAACAGGTGTATTATTAAAGGGTCATTTTCTATTAACTTCGGGAAAACACTCAGCACAATATTTGCAGTGTGCCAAATTATTTCAATATCCTGAATATTCAGAAATGGTTGTTGAAGAATTAGTTAGTAAGTTTGAAAATCAAGATATTGATTTAGTAGCTTCACCAGCAATTGGAGGAATAATTTTAGGATATGAAACTGCAAAGCAATTAAAGGTAAAAAATATTTTCCTTGAAAGAGAAGAAGGGAAAATGACATTAAGAAGGGGATTTGAAATTAAAAAAGGAGATAAAGTTTTAGTTGTTGAGGACGTTGTTACAACTGGTGGTTCGGTTAAAGAAGTTATTGATTTGATAAAGGAAAAAGGAGGAGAAGTAGTAGGGGTTGGAAGTATAGTTAACAGAAGTAAAGGTGTAACTAAGTTTGAAGAAGAATTAAAATCTGTTATAAAATTTGATATCGAAACATATGAGCCAGATAATTGCCCATTATGTGATGAAAATTTACCAGTTATTAAACCAGGAAGTAGAAAAATAAAATAA
- a CDS encoding phosphatase PAP2 family protein, with product MQFYILMFLQRIANPTLDKLFIFITNLGSETFYILVISYIFWCIDKRLGLKMFILITLSAQINMLLKGFFQVKRPIYYDKINSLYIESAPGYSFPSGHTQGSATFWYYSMNKIKNGIVKVLGWFVIILVAFSRLYLRVHWPIDAIGGFVIGIAFVYVFENLEQRIAAIKFNYITTFIIALVLPNTILMFLVTETVVKFTGLITGALLGYFIENKFIDFKEKNQFFNQIIKYIIGICVLFAVKEIVKIVFPQILAFHYIRYLLVGIWTTLLAPYIFVKLNLA from the coding sequence ATGCAGTTTTATATTTTAATGTTTTTACAAAGAATAGCAAACCCAACATTAGATAAGCTTTTTATATTTATAACTAACTTAGGCAGTGAAACATTTTATATTTTGGTTATAAGCTATATATTTTGGTGCATAGATAAAAGATTAGGATTGAAAATGTTCATACTTATTACCTTATCGGCACAAATTAATATGTTACTTAAGGGATTTTTTCAAGTCAAACGTCCGATATACTATGATAAAATTAATTCACTATATATAGAGTCAGCACCAGGATATTCATTTCCAAGTGGACATACTCAAGGATCAGCTACCTTTTGGTATTATTCTATGAACAAAATTAAGAATGGAATAGTAAAAGTTTTAGGATGGTTTGTAATTATTTTAGTAGCTTTTTCTAGATTATATCTTAGAGTACATTGGCCTATTGATGCTATAGGAGGATTTGTAATAGGAATAGCTTTTGTGTATGTATTTGAAAATTTAGAACAGAGGATAGCAGCTATTAAATTTAATTATATAACTACTTTCATTATAGCTTTAGTTTTACCAAATACTATATTAATGTTTTTAGTTACAGAAACAGTTGTTAAATTTACGGGTTTAATTACAGGAGCATTATTAGGGTACTTTATTGAAAATAAGTTCATAGATTTTAAAGAAAAGAATCAATTTTTCAACCAAATTATAAAGTATATTATTGGGATTTGTGTTTTATTTGCAGTTAAAGAAATTGTTAAAATAGTGTTTCCTCAGATATTAGCATTTCATTATATTAGATATCTTTTAGTAGGTATATGGACTACTTTGTTAGCACCTTATATCTTTGTTAAGTTAAATCTAGCGTAA
- a CDS encoding Rqc2 family fibronectin-binding protein, which translates to MSLDGIVVRAISYELKNKILNGKIDKVYQPEKDEVLLNIRNYGSNMKLLMSANNNNPRVHLVNSTKPNPQTPPMFCMLLRKHLQGGKIIGVKQISMERILIIEVENLDELGNIATKQLIIEIMGRHSNIIFVDKKSKTVIDAIKRIGNDISSVRQVLPGFNYELPPSQDKVNPLDATKNTFKEKLDSSNGGTPIYKFLYKTFLGLSPLIGREICNKADIDNSTVIDELDSESTNNLYNSFSSIMLDINSNKYTPNIVIDENYNKLTAFSAVPITQYSNLKNIYFDSISETLEFFYTVRDKKQRLNQKSTELKKMINLKLDRNQKKLGKQKQELHQAEKREKYKIYGDLLTANIYRITDKMECIEVENFYSSDMEKIKIKLDPRLSPSQNAQKYYKKYNKLKNAYEEVSKQIEKTTEEIEYLENVLVSIENCSDVDELEEIKEELINEGYLKKKKKNKSKKIIASKPRHFISTDGFDIYVGKNNKQNDYLTLKFADKEDIWLHTKDIPGSHVIIKSKGKEIPEQTIKEAALIAAFYSKGNMSSNVPVDYTERKNVRKPNGAKPGMVIYDNNSTIYVTPKSEEINTLKKVEE; encoded by the coding sequence ATGTCACTAGATGGTATAGTTGTAAGAGCAATTTCTTATGAATTAAAAAATAAAATCTTAAATGGAAAAATAGATAAAGTATATCAACCAGAAAAAGATGAAGTTTTATTAAATATTAGAAATTATGGTTCTAATATGAAACTATTAATGTCAGCTAATAACAATAATCCTAGAGTTCATTTAGTTAATTCTACAAAGCCTAACCCTCAAACTCCTCCTATGTTTTGTATGCTACTAAGGAAGCATTTACAAGGTGGTAAAATAATAGGAGTAAAACAAATTTCAATGGAAAGAATCCTAATTATAGAAGTGGAAAATTTAGATGAACTAGGTAATATTGCTACTAAACAACTCATAATCGAAATAATGGGTAGACACAGTAATATAATCTTTGTAGATAAAAAATCAAAAACAGTTATAGATGCTATAAAAAGAATCGGTAATGATATAAGCAGTGTAAGGCAAGTATTACCTGGTTTTAATTATGAGCTACCACCTTCTCAGGATAAAGTAAATCCTTTGGACGCAACCAAAAATACATTCAAAGAAAAATTAGATAGTTCAAATGGTGGTACACCAATATATAAGTTCTTATATAAAACATTTTTAGGTCTAAGTCCATTAATCGGAAGAGAAATATGTAATAAGGCTGACATCGATAATAGTACTGTAATTGATGAACTTGACAGTGAATCAACAAATAATCTTTACAATAGTTTTTCAAGTATAATGCTTGATATTAATAGTAATAAATATACACCAAACATAGTAATAGATGAAAATTATAATAAATTAACTGCTTTTTCAGCAGTCCCTATCACTCAATATAGTAATTTAAAAAATATTTATTTTGACTCTATTAGCGAAACTCTTGAGTTCTTTTACACAGTAAGAGATAAAAAACAAAGACTAAATCAAAAATCTACTGAATTAAAGAAAATGATAAATTTAAAACTAGATAGAAATCAAAAAAAATTAGGTAAGCAAAAGCAAGAGTTGCATCAAGCAGAAAAAAGAGAAAAATATAAAATTTATGGAGACTTACTTACAGCTAACATCTATAGAATAACCGATAAAATGGAGTGTATTGAAGTAGAAAACTTCTATAGCTCAGACATGGAGAAAATAAAAATAAAATTAGACCCAAGACTAAGTCCTTCTCAGAATGCTCAGAAATATTATAAGAAATACAATAAATTAAAAAATGCCTATGAAGAAGTTTCTAAACAAATCGAAAAAACTACTGAAGAAATAGAGTATTTAGAAAACGTACTAGTTAGCATTGAAAACTGTTCTGATGTTGATGAATTAGAAGAAATAAAAGAAGAGCTAATAAATGAAGGATATTTAAAAAAGAAAAAAAAGAATAAGTCTAAAAAAATTATAGCCTCAAAACCAAGACATTTCATTTCAACAGACGGTTTTGATATATATGTCGGTAAAAATAATAAGCAAAATGATTACTTGACATTAAAGTTTGCAGATAAAGAAGATATTTGGCTTCACACAAAAGATATACCAGGTTCCCATGTGATTATCAAATCTAAAGGAAAAGAAATACCAGAACAAACAATAAAAGAAGCTGCATTAATAGCAGCATTTTACAGTAAAGGTAATATGTCAAGTAATGTTCCTGTGGATTATACCGAAAGAAAAAATGTACGTAAACCTAATGGTGCTAAACCAGGAATGGTTATATATGATAACAATAGTACTATATATGTAACACCTAAAAGTGAAGAAATAAATACACTAAAGAAGGTAGAGGAGTAA